The Triticum aestivum cultivar Chinese Spring chromosome 7B, IWGSC CS RefSeq v2.1, whole genome shotgun sequence genome window below encodes:
- the LOC123163018 gene encoding BTB/POZ and MATH domain-containing protein 2-like isoform X1: protein MSFAGVSVIANGELLGADTPPTSCPSASGYHLLVVQSHLRMREESNISHCFTVGGHRWRIVYNPALYDLGEDGVVVLCVFLDEKLDTTTEPVKARIKFSFVDETDKQEPARIHGRKILELQGQCNDAFKYIDRTVLDKHLNNDSFTIRCDIVVLNPTCDTAFITVPPSDMQQNFTDFLLVGEGTDVVFHVGCETFAAHRCILAARSTVFTAALFGPMKEGTSTAATVHIDDMDATVFKVMVGFIYSDSFPAMAKNENEGALLQHLLVAADRYNLPRLRAMCEKKLCEHIDVSTVTTILGLAEQHGCDGLKKACCKFLRCPNNLRAVVAMDGFDDLCRSCPTLMKGMILGVLPAKRKRKRE from the exons ATGTCCTTCGCCGGGGTATCCGTCATTGCCAACGGCGAGCTCCTCGGCGCTGACACCCCGCCTACAAGCTGCCCCAGCGCCAGCGGGTACCACTTGCTTGTCGTCCAAAGCCACTTACGCATGCGCGAGGAATCCAACATATCTCACTGTTTCACCGTCGGAGGCCACCGCTGGCGAATCGTGTATAACCCCGCGCTCTATGACCTGGGCGAAGACGGGGTCGTAGTACTTTGTGTCTTCCTCGACGAGAAACTAGACACCACTACAGAGCCCGTGAAGGCGCGTATCAAGTTTAGCTTCGTTGACGAGACCGACAAGCAAGAGCCGGCACGTATCCATGGTAGAAAAATACTAGAGCTACAAGGCCAGTGCAATGATGCGTTTAAGTACATCGACAGAACAGTCTTGGACAAACATCTCAACAACGACAGTTTCACCATCCGGTGCGACATCGTGGTCCTAAATCCAACATGCGACACCGCGTTCATCACGGTGCCGCCGTCCGACATGCAACAGAACTTCACAGACTTTCTCCTGGTAGGGGAGGGCACCGACGTGGTCTTCCATGTGGGCTGCGAGACATTCGCCGCCCATCGGTGTATTCTCGCGGCCCGGTCTACGGTCTTCACGGCAGCTCTCTTTGGCCCCATGAAGGAAGGTACATCCACGGCCGCCACCGTGCATATAGACGATATGGACGCTACGGTATTCAAGGTCATGGTTGGGTTCATCTACAGCGACTCATTTCCAGCGATGGCCAAAAATGAAAATGAGGGCGCCCTGCTGCAGCACTTGCTCGTTGCGGCAGACAGGTACAACCTCCCAAGGCTCAGGGCGATGTGTGAGAAGAAGCTTTGTGAGCACATCGACGTGAGCACGGTGACCACCATACTAGGGCTTGCCGAGCAGCATGGCTGTGATGGGTTGAAGAAGGCGTGTTGCAAGTtcctccggtgtccgaataaccTTAGGGCAGTGGTGGCCATGGACGGCTTTGATGATTTGTGCAGGAGCTGCCCCACTCTTATGAAGGGCATGATCCTTGGCGTGCTACCAGCAAA aaggaaaaggaaaagggaATGA
- the LOC123163018 gene encoding BTB/POZ and MATH domain-containing protein 2-like isoform X2 translates to MSFAGVSVIANGELLGADTPPTSCPSASGYHLLVVQSHLRMREESNISHCFTVGGHRWRIVYNPALYDLGEDGVVVLCVFLDEKLDTTTEPVKARIKFSFVDETDKQEPARIHGRKILELQGQCNDAFKYIDRTVLDKHLNNDSFTIRCDIVVLNPTCDTAFITVPPSDMQQNFTDFLLVGEGTDVVFHVGCETFAAHRCILAARSTVFTAALFGPMKEGTSTAATVHIDDMDATVFKVMVGFIYSDSFPAMAKNENEGALLQHLLVAADRYNLPRLRAMCEKKLCEHIDVSTVTTILGLAEQHGCDGLKKACCKFLRCPNNLRAVVAMDGFDDLCRSCPTLMKGMILGVLPAK, encoded by the coding sequence ATGTCCTTCGCCGGGGTATCCGTCATTGCCAACGGCGAGCTCCTCGGCGCTGACACCCCGCCTACAAGCTGCCCCAGCGCCAGCGGGTACCACTTGCTTGTCGTCCAAAGCCACTTACGCATGCGCGAGGAATCCAACATATCTCACTGTTTCACCGTCGGAGGCCACCGCTGGCGAATCGTGTATAACCCCGCGCTCTATGACCTGGGCGAAGACGGGGTCGTAGTACTTTGTGTCTTCCTCGACGAGAAACTAGACACCACTACAGAGCCCGTGAAGGCGCGTATCAAGTTTAGCTTCGTTGACGAGACCGACAAGCAAGAGCCGGCACGTATCCATGGTAGAAAAATACTAGAGCTACAAGGCCAGTGCAATGATGCGTTTAAGTACATCGACAGAACAGTCTTGGACAAACATCTCAACAACGACAGTTTCACCATCCGGTGCGACATCGTGGTCCTAAATCCAACATGCGACACCGCGTTCATCACGGTGCCGCCGTCCGACATGCAACAGAACTTCACAGACTTTCTCCTGGTAGGGGAGGGCACCGACGTGGTCTTCCATGTGGGCTGCGAGACATTCGCCGCCCATCGGTGTATTCTCGCGGCCCGGTCTACGGTCTTCACGGCAGCTCTCTTTGGCCCCATGAAGGAAGGTACATCCACGGCCGCCACCGTGCATATAGACGATATGGACGCTACGGTATTCAAGGTCATGGTTGGGTTCATCTACAGCGACTCATTTCCAGCGATGGCCAAAAATGAAAATGAGGGCGCCCTGCTGCAGCACTTGCTCGTTGCGGCAGACAGGTACAACCTCCCAAGGCTCAGGGCGATGTGTGAGAAGAAGCTTTGTGAGCACATCGACGTGAGCACGGTGACCACCATACTAGGGCTTGCCGAGCAGCATGGCTGTGATGGGTTGAAGAAGGCGTGTTGCAAGTtcctccggtgtccgaataaccTTAGGGCAGTGGTGGCCATGGACGGCTTTGATGATTTGTGCAGGAGCTGCCCCACTCTTATGAAGGGCATGATCCTTGGCGTGCTACCAGCAAAGTAG
- the LOC123158683 gene encoding BTB/POZ and MATH domain-containing protein 1-like, producing MSYAGVSVIADGKLVGGSTSPNVDAGAASGYHLLAVEGYSETQKPIWSRSFTIGGQCWGIYYNPGGNHLDIADFISLELCLMDITSCPVKAQFEFSFAQDTDNQDPARINVSRVSEFRAYFESHKKLIKREALEKHIKHNSFTIRCDIMVVDDDTAAATPPIIVVPPSDMRQNFTDFLLTREGTDVVFEVGSEMVAAHRCVLAARSTVFKALLFDPTKERTSLTTTATIVQQVDDMDVSVFKAMLGFIYGESLPVSADHENEGVMLHHLLVAADRYDVPRLRLLCEKKLCENICVSTAMTILALAEQHGCNGLNKACYDFLRFRVNLRAAVATDGFDHLCRSCPPVMKEVILAMLQIS from the exons ATGTCGTACGCGGGTGTATCTGTCATCGCCGACGGCAAGCTCGTGGGCGGTTCTACCTCACCAAACGTCGATGCCGGTGCGGCCAGCGGGTACCACTTGCTCGCAGTGGAAGGCTACTCGGAGACCCAGAAACCCATCTGGTCTCGCAGTTTCACCATCGGCGGCCAATGCTGGGGCATCTACTACAACCCCGGCGGCAACCACCTGGACATCGCCGACTTCATATCGCTTGAGCTTTGCCTCATGGACATCACTTCATGTCCCGTGAAGGCACAGTTCGAGTTCAGCTTCGCTCAAGACACCGACAACCAAGATCCTGCACGTATCAATGTTAGCAGAGTATCGGAGTTTCGGGCTTACTTCGAGTCCCACAAAAAGCTCATCAAAAGAGAAGCCTTGGAGAAACACATCAAGCACAACAGTTTCACCATACGGTGCGACATCATGGTGGTGGATGATgacaccgccgccgccactcctcccATCATCGTGGTGCCGCCGTCCGACATGCGCCAAAATTTCACTGACTTTCTCCTGACCCGGGAGGGCACCGACGTTGTCTTCGAGGTCGGCAGCGAGATGGTCGCCGCCCACCGCTGCGTTCTCGCGGCCCGCTCTACTGTTTTCAAGGCATTGCTCTTCGACCCCACCAAGGAGAGGACGTCGCTGACGACGACGGCCACTATAGTCCAGCAGGTAGACGACATGGATGTGTCGGTGTTCAAG GCGATGCTTGGGTTCATTTATGGTGAATCTCTGCCGGTGTCGGCGGACCATGAGAACGAGGGTGTCATGCTACATCACCTGCTCGTCGCGGCGGATCGGTATGATGTCCCGAGGCTCCGGTTGTTGTGTGAGAAGAAGTTGTGCGAGAACATTTGCGTGAGTACGGCGATGACCATCTTGGCGCTTGCTGAGCAGCATGGCTGCAATGGCCTGAATAAGGCGTGCTACGATTTCCTCCGGTTTCGGGTTAACCTGAGGGCGGCGGTCGCCACGGATGGCTTTGATCATCTGTGCAGGAGCTGCCCTCCTGTTATGAAGGAGGTGATCCTTGCCATGCTTCAAATTTCATAG
- the LOC123155660 gene encoding BTB/POZ and MATH domain-containing protein 2-like, producing MMFFAGVSVIVDGKLVHATTSPTTASASGYHLLVVEGQSCTPEPIKSRCFIIGGHRWYIMFYPNDEHLNNNGYITLWLHLHKEEAPATETVKAQFKFSFVDETDKHKPACIHGRKLSEFEAGGNDEGREAMGKSEHLKDDSFTIRCDIVVVTEEVITTTGPTATASSLIVVPPSNMQRNFTDLLLTGEGTDVAFRVGGETFAAHRCVLAARSTVFRALLFGPMKEGTSAMVQIDDMNAAVFKAMLGFIYGDSLPAPAVQDEDVVMLPHLLATADRYDLLRLRMMWEKKLCEHINVSTAAVILALAEQHGCEGLKKACSEFLRCPDNLRAVLATDGFDHLCRSCPTLMKDMILGVLPPAG from the coding sequence ATGATGTTCTTCGCGGGTGTATCAGTAATCGTCGACGGCAAGCTCGTGCACGCCACCACCTCCCCGACTACTGCCAGCGCCAGCGGGTACCACTTGCTTGTTGTTGAAGGCCAGTCGTGCACTCCAGAACCTATTAAGTCTCGCTGTTTCATAATCGGAGGCCATCGCTGGTACATCATGTTCTACCCCAATGACGAACACCTGAACAACAATGGATATATAACCCTTTGGCTTCACCTCCATAAGGAAGAGGCACCGGCTACAGAGACCGTGAAGGCACAGTTCAAGTTCAGTTTCGTTGACGAGACCGACAAGCACAAGCCGGCATGCATCCATGGTAGAAAATTATCCGAGTTTGAAGCTGGCGGCAACGACGAGGGACGGGAGGCAATGGGGAAATCTGAACACCTCAAGGACGACAGTTTCACCATCCGGTGCGACATCGTGGTTGTCACGGAAGAAGTGATCACCACCACCGGACCCACGGCCACCGCTTCTTCGTTAATTGTGGTGCCGCCGTCCAACATGCAACGAAACTTCACCGATCTTCTCCTGACCGGAGAGGGCACCGATGTGGCCTTCCGAGTCGGCGGCGAGACGTTTGCCGCCCACCGATGCGTTCTCGCGGCCCGGTCTACCGTCTTCAGGGCGTTGCTCTTCGGTCCGATGAAGGAAGGCACGTCCGCCATGGTGCAGATAGATGACATGAACGCAGCAGTGTTCAAGGCGATGTTAGGGTTCATCTACGGAGACTCACTTCCTGCACCAGCAGTGCAGGACGAGGACGTCGTTATGCTGCCGCACCTTCTTGCTACAGCCGACAGGTACGACctgctgaggctgaggatgatgtgGGAGAAGAAGCTGTGCGAGCACATCAACGTGAGCACCGCGGCAGTCATCCTGGCGCTCGCCGAGCAGCACGGCTGTGAAGGGCTGAAGAAGGCATGCAGCGAGTTCCTCCGGTGTCCAGACAACCTGAGAGCGGTGCTAGCCACGGACGGCTTTGATCATTTGTGCAGGAGCTGCCCCACTCTCATGAAGGACATGATACTTGGTGTGCTGCCGCCTGCCGGCTAA